AGTCTGTCCTCGCTTTTTACTGCGCGTAGACGCTGACCTTCTTCTTATCCTTGCCTTTGCGTTCAAACGACACCACGCCGTCGACAAGGGCATACAGAGTATAGTCCTTGCCGCAACCGACATTGGCGCCAGGATGAATGGTCGTGCCACGCTGCCGTACCAGAATCGAGCCTGCAGTCACTTGCTGACCGCCGAAGCGCTTGACTCCAAGGCGCTTACCGGCACTATCACGACCGTTTTTTGAACTACCACCGGCTTTCTTGTGAGCCATGGATAAACCTCCTTAAGCCTCGATGCCTGTAATTTGCAGGCGAGTGATGGGCTGACGGTGTCCGTAGGTCTTGCGATAGCCTTTGCGCCGCTTGCTGTGAAATACCAGCACTTTTTTGTCTTTGCCCTGTTGTACAATGCGGGCTGTGACTTTCGCTCCAGGCAATAGAGGTGTCCCGATCTTTACCTCTTCTCCGCCGACCATGAGGACCTCGTCCAGTTCGATGGTATCACCCACCGCGCCTTCAATTTTCTCGATCTTTACCAGATCGCCTTCGGAAACTTTATACTGTTTTCCCCCGGTCTTGATCACCGCATACATCCCGTATCACCTCACTTTTTTTGGGTATTTCGGTTCAACTCTCCATATCGCCAGCCGGCCCGTCCATCCCGCGGTCTCTCGTATTCAGCAACAACCCCTCAGGGTGCGGCAGATGAAATCCCGGAACGGAAGACGCAACTAACCCCATGCGGCGAACCGAACACGCAATATAGCCTCGAATCTTCCGAACTGTCAAGAAGAATTAGTTGCAAAGAATCTCAAACTGTTCCTGGTGAAAATCAAACCGGGCCGTAATCGCGATCTGCTTGCCGTAGGCCTGTTCCAGATCGTCGATCTCCCAGCGTTCCTCATCACAGATCACCGATGCGATACTTGGGTGCACCAACAGCGTCACCTGCGCCCCCGCAAGATTGCGGATCTCGCGCCGCAGCTCCCGGAAAATCTCGTAGACCATGGTCGAGCGACTCTTGACGTACCCCTTGCCTTCGCAATAAGGGCAGGGTTCGCACAAGGTGCGGGTCAGGTTTTCGCGCACGCGTTTGCGGGTCATCTCGACCAATCCCAATTCGGAGATTTTCAAGATATTGGTCTTGGCCCGATCCCCTTTGAGAGCTTCTTCGAGCGCCACGTAGACCTTCTCGCGATGCGCCTCTTTTTCCATATCGATAAAATCGATAATGATAAGGCCGCCGATATTGCGCAAACGCAACTGATAGGCAACCTCCTTGACCGCTTCAAGATTGGTCTTGAGGATCGTATCCTCGAGATTATGCTTGCCGACGAAACGCCCGGTATTAATATCGATGGCGGTCAGCGCCTCGGTCTGCTCGATGATGATATAACCGCCGCTCTTGAGCCAGACCTTGCGCCCCAGCGCCCGATCGATCTCCACTTCCAGCCCGAAGGCGTCGAACACAGGCTCGTCGCCTTCGTACAGCTCGATAACATAGGTGAGCTTGGGCATGAAGGTTTCGATGAAACGAACAATCTTGTCATACTCGCGCGAAGAGTCGACCACAATCCGCCGCACATCTTCGGTAAGGATATCCCGCAGCACCTTGCTGGTCACATCAAGATCCGAATAGATCAGACAAGGCGCGCCTTTATGGTCACGCAGGGAACAGATGCCGTTCCACAGCCCGGCCAGAAACTCCATATCGGAGCGCATATCCTCGGCACTCTTGCCTTCGGCGGCGGTACGCACGATAAAACCGGATCCAGGGGAACGCATCTCTTCGATAAGTTCGCGCAGCCGCTCTTTTTCCTCCTCATTTTCGATACGTCGGGAAATGCCCACATGGTCGACGGTGGGCATATACACCAGGTGCCGTCCAGGCAGTGAAATATGGGCGGTAATCCGGGCGCCTTTGGTGCCGATGGGCTCCTTGGAGACCTGCACCAGCACTTCCTGGCCCTCCTTCAGCAGATCCTCGATAGGCGGCAGGGCAGCCGAGTCCCGGCCTTCCTCATCCGGCAAACCGTTTTCATTCTCCCCTTCGTCGATAAATCGTTCCAGGGCCTGCATTTGATCGAGCACGTCGGCAACATACAGGAATGCGGCCTTTTCCAGACCGATATCGACAAACGCGGCCTGCATACCGGGAAGCACCCGCAGCACCTTACCTTTATAAATGTTTCCGACGATCCCCCGTTCGCGGGTGCGCTCGATGTACAACTCGGCGATATGGCCGTTTTCGAGCAAAGCCACGCGCGTTTCGTGGGATGTGGTATTGATGACCAGATCTTTGGTCATGGCACCTCCAATGCGTAGTCCAAACCAGCCTGCTAACGTCGGAACCAGGTGCGGCGTCCCGCCGGCTTCTGAACTTATTTGCTGAAATTTGATGTTATCGAAATCACAATCGGATCAGATGCAGAACCTTTCCATGGCGAATCGACATGCATGCGGACCATTTAATCCGGCGCATATCGATCATTATACCTGTTATTCGGATGAAGGTTCCCGGTCCACCGTCACCGAGACCTTGCGCACCGGCAGTCTGGCCGCTTCTTCGACGGGCAGCTCGAACAACCAGCCCAGCAACGGCATCGGGCTGCCTTTGGTCAGCGTCAGCCATAACGCCCCATCTTCAATATGCGCCCCTTCGATCGCCGGTCGCAGATCCAAGGTCTTCTCCCGCCCCTTTTTCAAGCGGGTCACCAGCAATTCATCCAGCCCGTGCAGCCTTTCGACGCGCTCCGATAAAGCCTCCAGGCGCCCGGCCGGAACTTCAACCCGATAAACGGAGTTGCGGATAGCCACCGCCGGCGCGGGAGCTTTCCACGGCACGCTTTGGGCGCCCAGCACCTCCACACCCTTGGGAAGCTGGGCGTTAAAAGCCGCCATTACCGCTTCGGGCTCACAATACCGATAAAGTTTCACATCGATAATTTCGGCATCGCTTTCGACACCGGTGGGCAGTGCGTCAGGGAACGATATCTGCGGCTGAGGGTGAAAGCCTCCGGAGAAACGCACCGGAAGATTGGCGCGCCGCGCGGCACGATGAAACAGCGCCATGAAATCGAGGTGGCCGACAAAACGCACCCGCCCCTGTTTGCGCACCCGCAGGCGAATCCTGCAAAGCTGCTCGGGCGTCTCCGCCCCATCGGTCGCCGGCCGCTCGAGGTGGATACCCGGCGCGGCGAGACGTGGCCGCAAACGCGAAAAGTCACACACCCCGCAGCCGGAGCAGTCTCCCGAGCGGCAATCCGGCGTATAGTCGCAACGCAGCGCCCGCCGCCGCTCAGTCAGCAGAAAATCCTCGGCAAAGCCGCAGTCGATATGAGACCAGGGCAAAACCTCATCCTCGCCGCGCTCCCGCAGATACCATTGCGGATCGATACCGCATTCGGCAAAAGCCTGCTGCCAGAGATCGAAGCGAAAATGTTCCCGCCAGCCGTCAAACCGGCAGCCCAAAGCCACGGCCCGTTGCAGCACCTTACCCAACCGGCGATCCCCTCGGGCAAAGACCCCCTCCATAAAAGACATCTGGGCTTCGTGCCATTTCAAACGCAGCTTTTTACTCCGCAGGGCGTCACGCAGATAGGCCTGACGGGAAAGGGTTTCCTCCACCCCCAGCTGGGCCTCCCACTGAAAAGGCGTATGCGGTTTCGGCACAAACGTCGACACCGAAACATTGACGTCGGCACCGCCCTCCGTACCCTTGCCGGCACGCTTGACCCGAGCCGCCAGATCGACGATGGCCGCGAGATCCTCCTCGGTTTCGGTCGGCAGCCCCATCATGAAATAGAGCTTGATCACCCGCCAGCCCAGTCCGAAGGCGGCGCGCGCCGTTTCCAGCAGGTCCTCCTCGGTGATGCCCTTATTGATAACCTGGCGCATCCGCTCGCTGCCGGCTTCCGGCGCCAGGGTAAAGCCGGTCTTACGCACCTTGCGCACTTCCTCCATCAGCTCTTCGGTCAGGGATCCGACCCGCAGACTGGGCAAGGATAGCGCAACCCGCTCCTGCCGATAGCGATCCATCAGCCCTTTGAGCAAAGGCCCGATTTGACTGTAATCCCCCGTCGACAGGGACAACAGCGACACCTCCTCATAGCCGGAACAGGCCAAGGCGGCTGCAATATTGTCGGCAATCGCCTGGGGATCGCGCTCCCGCACCGGGCGGGTGACGAACCCGGCCTGACAAAACCGGCAGCCGCGGGTACAACCGCGCGTAATCTCGACCGCCACACGATCGTGTACCGTATTCATAAAAGGCACCAGCGGCCGGTTTGATGAACAGGTACGGTTAAGGTCGGCAATCACCCTGCGCCGTACCCGATCACGGGCAGCATCAAGGGGGCGAATAGCAGCCACGGTGCCGTCGGCATGGTAGGTCACGTCAAACAAAGAGGGGACATAAACCCCTTCGATGGCGGCCAGGCGGCGCAGCAGGGCGGCACGCTCCTCCCCGGCGAGACGTGAGGCGCGTACCGCTTGGCAAAGCTCGACAATCGCCTCTTCACCGTCGCCGACCACCGCACAATCGATAAAATCCGCCAGCGGCTCGGGATTAAGCGCCCCGGGACCGCCCGCCACGATCAACGGATCCCCTTCGCCCCTCTGATCGCGGCGCAGCGGGATGCCACCCATTTCAAGCATATTCAGCACGTTGCTGTAGGACAGTTCGTACTGCAAGGTGAAGCCGAGAATCTGAAAATCGGCCAGGGCGCGACGCGACTCCAGCGAGGTCAGGGGCAGGCCGCCTTTGCGCAGATCCGCCTCAAGGTCGGGCCAGGGGGCATAAACGCGTTCGGCCAACGCCCAGTCGAGGTCGTTGACCGCATGATAGAGCAGAGGCAGGCCGATGTGACTCATACCCACCTCGTAAACATCCGGAAAAGCCAGCGCGAGGGTTACGTCAATCGACTGCCAATCCTTTCGCACACTGCCGAGTTCGTCGCCCAGGTAACGGGCCGGCCGGCTGACCTGATGCAAAAATTCGTCTAGATTCATATAATATTCAACCCTGTCGGGAATGTAAGGAGCTGTTGTCGGGAAAAGAATGGATTGTTATAGCACGATAGTCCTCCCGGAAACAACATAAGGGCCACTTCCGGATGACACTCCCGGAATTGTGTCCTTCACGCTGCCATGCTAAAATGCCGGTCTTGTCCAAAGCAACACCCCCCGCCTCATCGCGGGGGCTCACCGGAAAGGACCACCTATGACATCCACACTTAAGGCCGAAGTCGACCTGCACGTCCACAGCCTGGCTTCGGGGCATGCCTACAGCACCATCAACGAGATCGCGGCCGAGGCGGCCCGGCGCGGGTTGCGCGGCGTCGCCATGACCGACCATGGCCCCAACATGCCCGCCGCTCCTCACCCCTATCATTTCGAATGCCTGTACATGATCCCCGACCACCTGTGCGGCGTGCGTATCTTCAAGGGCGCGGAAACCAACATTATCGGACCGGGTCAGGTCGACCTCGAAGACCGCCTGCTGGAAAAAATGGATCTGGTACTGGCGGGATTCCACCGTCATTGCGGCTACGGCCCCAGCGAGCTCCAGGCCAACACACGTGCCGTACTGGAACTGATGGAAAACCCGCGCATTCACATCATATGTCATCCCGGCAACCCCGAGTACCCCCTCGACTACGAAGCGGTCGCACGCCAAGCGGCAGCTACCGGCACCGCCCTGGAGTTGAACAACTCTTCTTTCGTCACAAGTCGCGTCGGCAGCGCCGACAATTGCCGTCTGATCGCCAAACTCTGCGCCCGCTTCCACAGCCCCGTATCCCTCGGCAGTGATGCGCATATCGCCCAGAGCGTAGCCAGCTTCGGCCATGCCCTCGACGCCCTGAACGCAGCCGGCATCGCACCGGAACAAATCGTCAACCGCACCCTGGAAACGACTCTGGACTTCCTGGGCATGAACACCTGAGGACAACGCCCAGCAGGAGCCGCAAAGGACATACAGGATGGAGCAACCGCAGACCACCCATCGCAACTGGGCCACCCTCTGCCATCTGTCAGGCATGGCCGGATTCTTGTTCACCCCCCTGGTCTTTATCCTGGGACCATTGATCATCTGGCTGGTCAAGCGCAACGATGATGCCGAGGTCGATCGCCACGGCAAGGAAGCGCTCAACTTTCAAATCAGCATGATGATCTACAGCCTCGCCGTCACTCCGCTGGCATTCCTGCTCATCGGCCTGCCCCTGCTCCTTTTATTGGCCGCATTCGACTTCATCATGATCATCGTGGCGGCGGTACGCTGCAAAAACGGAGAACCCGTTCACTATCCGCTGACGATTCGCTTCCTCACTTGACATCATACCCGGCACCCCCTCAACCGAGTTTTGAGGACATGAAACTCCTTGCCAGCGGCTGTTTGGATATGCTAAACCTCGAGAATGTTTTGGCATTACTTTTCAAGGATCGGAGGCATGCCCCATGGAGATTGAAATTCAGCCTGTCACCCAACCGAAGGCTCACATAGAAGATGAAACCAAGCTGGTATTCGGTCGCCAATTCACCGACCGCATGTTCGTCATGGAATACGATAGCGGCAAAGGATGGCATTCGGCGCGCATCCAGCCCTACGCCCCCTTCACCCTCGATCCGGCAGCCCTGGTGCTGCATTACGCCCAGGAAATCTTCGAAGGCCTGAAAGCTTTCCGCCGGCAGGATGGATCCATTGCCCTGTTTCGCCCCAAAGACAACATCCGCCGCTTCAATCAAAGCGCCAGCCGCCTGTGCATGCCGCCCGTCGACGAAGAGTTCTTCCTCAAGGCACTCAAGGAACTGATCCGC
This DNA window, taken from Syntrophotalea carbinolica DSM 2380, encodes the following:
- the rpmA gene encoding 50S ribosomal protein L27, with the translated sequence MAHKKAGGSSKNGRDSAGKRLGVKRFGGQQVTAGSILVRQRGTTIHPGANVGCGKDYTLYALVDGVVSFERKGKDKKKVSVYAQ
- the rplU gene encoding 50S ribosomal protein L21, which gives rise to MYAVIKTGGKQYKVSEGDLVKIEKIEGAVGDTIELDEVLMVGGEEVKIGTPLLPGAKVTARIVQQGKDKKVLVFHSKRRKGYRKTYGHRQPITRLQITGIEA
- a CDS encoding Rne/Rng family ribonuclease, translating into MTKDLVINTTSHETRVALLENGHIAELYIERTRERGIVGNIYKGKVLRVLPGMQAAFVDIGLEKAAFLYVADVLDQMQALERFIDEGENENGLPDEEGRDSAALPPIEDLLKEGQEVLVQVSKEPIGTKGARITAHISLPGRHLVYMPTVDHVGISRRIENEEEKERLRELIEEMRSPGSGFIVRTAAEGKSAEDMRSDMEFLAGLWNGICSLRDHKGAPCLIYSDLDVTSKVLRDILTEDVRRIVVDSSREYDKIVRFIETFMPKLTYVIELYEGDEPVFDAFGLEVEIDRALGRKVWLKSGGYIIIEQTEALTAIDINTGRFVGKHNLEDTILKTNLEAVKEVAYQLRLRNIGGLIIIDFIDMEKEAHREKVYVALEEALKGDRAKTNILKISELGLVEMTRKRVRENLTRTLCEPCPYCEGKGYVKSRSTMVYEIFRELRREIRNLAGAQVTLLVHPSIASVICDEERWEIDDLEQAYGKQIAITARFDFHQEQFEILCN
- a CDS encoding TIGR03960 family B12-binding radical SAM protein: MNLDEFLHQVSRPARYLGDELGSVRKDWQSIDVTLALAFPDVYEVGMSHIGLPLLYHAVNDLDWALAERVYAPWPDLEADLRKGGLPLTSLESRRALADFQILGFTLQYELSYSNVLNMLEMGGIPLRRDQRGEGDPLIVAGGPGALNPEPLADFIDCAVVGDGEEAIVELCQAVRASRLAGEERAALLRRLAAIEGVYVPSLFDVTYHADGTVAAIRPLDAARDRVRRRVIADLNRTCSSNRPLVPFMNTVHDRVAVEITRGCTRGCRFCQAGFVTRPVRERDPQAIADNIAAALACSGYEEVSLLSLSTGDYSQIGPLLKGLMDRYRQERVALSLPSLRVGSLTEELMEEVRKVRKTGFTLAPEAGSERMRQVINKGITEEDLLETARAAFGLGWRVIKLYFMMGLPTETEEDLAAIVDLAARVKRAGKGTEGGADVNVSVSTFVPKPHTPFQWEAQLGVEETLSRQAYLRDALRSKKLRLKWHEAQMSFMEGVFARGDRRLGKVLQRAVALGCRFDGWREHFRFDLWQQAFAECGIDPQWYLRERGEDEVLPWSHIDCGFAEDFLLTERRRALRCDYTPDCRSGDCSGCGVCDFSRLRPRLAAPGIHLERPATDGAETPEQLCRIRLRVRKQGRVRFVGHLDFMALFHRAARRANLPVRFSGGFHPQPQISFPDALPTGVESDAEIIDVKLYRYCEPEAVMAAFNAQLPKGVEVLGAQSVPWKAPAPAVAIRNSVYRVEVPAGRLEALSERVERLHGLDELLVTRLKKGREKTLDLRPAIEGAHIEDGALWLTLTKGSPMPLLGWLFELPVEEAARLPVRKVSVTVDREPSSE
- a CDS encoding phosphatase, whose translation is MTSTLKAEVDLHVHSLASGHAYSTINEIAAEAARRGLRGVAMTDHGPNMPAAPHPYHFECLYMIPDHLCGVRIFKGAETNIIGPGQVDLEDRLLEKMDLVLAGFHRHCGYGPSELQANTRAVLELMENPRIHIICHPGNPEYPLDYEAVARQAAATGTALELNNSSFVTSRVGSADNCRLIAKLCARFHSPVSLGSDAHIAQSVASFGHALDALNAAGIAPEQIVNRTLETTLDFLGMNT
- a CDS encoding DUF4870 domain-containing protein gives rise to the protein MEQPQTTHRNWATLCHLSGMAGFLFTPLVFILGPLIIWLVKRNDDAEVDRHGKEALNFQISMMIYSLAVTPLAFLLIGLPLLLLLAAFDFIMIIVAAVRCKNGEPVHYPLTIRFLT